GGCAACGTACTGCTGGACCAGATCCTGCAGTAAACTCTTCATGACTTCGGTGAAGTATTCCAGCTTGTCATGCAGCGCCATGGTCAGCAGACTGGCCACGTAACCGCGGTCACGCTGGGAGAAGCCCTGCTGGGCCTCTAGCGTGTGGATAAACTGAGGGACAGACAGGAAATAGACGTTAGCTGTTGCAATCCGCCTTACCCAGCCCATGGCCACACCCACCCTGGTTAGGAAGAGCCTATTGTTGAGCAGGTTGTTCAGCTGCTGGAGACCCTGTTCCACCGTCTGTCTCCTGAACTCTGGTAGGTCCAGGTGCCGACTCAGAGGCGCCGCCTGGTGGCCTGGGAAGAAAACTCTCTCTGCGTATGTGCGATAGTCCAGCAGGGGAAGACCTGGTCCTCCCACGTCGCTGCTCAGGTCCATCATTTCCGTCATCAGGTCTACACGGGAAAGACGACCAGCAAACAGCAGCTTGTTAAAAGAATATCCAAGGTTTTCgcacaaacaaaccaaaccaagaTAAAGTTTTTGCTTACCTGTGAATTCTTTGCGACATTGATCGCCCACATTGATCTCCAACGTTTCCAACTGTAACAGAACCTTCTTGTAGTCTCTGAGGGCTTGCTTGCTCTTCCTCCTACAGCACAAACATCTTCAGACTTCCCAgacactaaccctaaccctgaatGCTAGTCTGCAGCTTGCTCACCTGTACATGAGGATCACGACGAGTACTGACAGGAGGATGACAGCCGCTCCCGCCCCCAAACTGATCTGAGCAGCTAATGGGATGGGAAGCATCAGAAGGTCGCTATCGTACTGAACCATTCCCAAGTCCACCTGCAGGTGTCCCATCAGCACcttggacaaacaaacacacatgctgcTTTACTAGGAACACTTGGACCATCCCACCGCATTCATCAAAACTTACTTGGAGGCGAGGCAGCCTGCTGCTGTCGTCCACACTCATTGGCTGGACCTCAGGAGGCTCACAGTACAGGTGAGTGCTGTCCAATGTCTTTACCTCACATTCCTGGTCTCCCAGCAGAACTGTCACCTCTTGTCTGGACATTGCGCGTGTCAAGTCCTCGCCCTGGTAgacattgccatggcaacagcatAGAGGTACATTTTAGGCCAGACAGTGATGCAGAGACAATGTGTGTCCATTGCATGAGATGTCACTTCACCTCCACAGCGAGCACGCCGCCAGCTTTAAAGTAATATGGAGCGTCTGGAGCTTCTCGGTTGAGAGGGAAGAGCCGAGGATTGGGATGGTACGTGAATCTTTTGCCCTGAGAGGAAGATAGACTTGATTCTCTAGAGCTGAGGAAGAATGAGACAGCTGGAGGGACAGATGAGTACCTTGATGCTCTCATAACGGACTCGCACGTTGTCCATCTGGAACCAGACACCCTTCACTTTGACCTCTGGGGGGACTGATGGGGTCGGGCAGGTCATCTGAGAGGGAGACAGGACAGAGCAGTGCTCGGACACCTgtgagacagagagacagataGAGAATGAGACAGGTGCGTAAGCTCTTGTCTTATTGTCTCGCTCACCGTCTCCATGGTGTTGACGACCACCTGCTGTCTGGCACTGAGAAGAGCCAGTCGTTTTCTACGTCTCACCCTCTGTACGTCCACAGGCTCCACCCACACGGACATGATTGGCTGTTGCACCACATCAAGATTTCTGCCACTTACCAAGATGACCCGCCCCCCTCTGAGGACAAAGTCACCGTCAGGTCACATGTCACAGATGTATCGATGGCTGCTGTGAGGTTCTCCTTACGCATAGAAACTCTCTGCGGGCGAGGCATCCGTAATGACAGGGTCATCCACATAGCGGAACGTCACATTGGGAATGGAACGCTCCGCCTTACTGAACAAAACCCGAATTGGAACTTTGCCGGTTTGATTTCTGGCAAGAGTCTGACAAACCAGCTGACTGTCGCTGACCTCCTCCACTCTGACGACACATAGGACCACACACAAGATCATGTCAGACTACCAGGGAGCATAGCACAGtaggaataaataaatggggACAAAGAATACAAGAGATTGAAGGAAGGAacgaagaaaaataaaacataagcaGGAATCATACTAGGAATTACATCTGGAGTACAGTGTAGAAAGAAATTAATAGAATAGGTCATAAACATTGTGCTATGTAGTCGTCCAACTGCAAAGTAGGGCTAGAATACAACCAGAAGTAGGAATATAAAGTAGGACCAGGAAGTGAGAGCAACACAAACATGTAGCAGGGTTGTGTTCCCAGGAAGACATTCAGGTGGGACGTCTGGCCCGTCGACAGCTGTCGTCCTTTGATTGTCAACCTGGTCCCTCCAGAAAGTGGACCTTTGTCAGGAAGTAGACTCAGAATGCGTGGGTCCTGAAGACAAACATGTTCTCAAGTCTTTGCTCCTTCAGCCaaactgtatattttaaaaagaacatgGAAAACCAAACTTCTTCTCACCTGATAGTTGAAGTTCATGGCGGACGTTCCTGGTGGGCCTTTTCCTGTGGTAACGAGGACAGGCCCTGCCCTCTGCTTCTGGCTGGCCTGCAGCATACACACAACCCTGAAGGGGCACACACCCAAACACAGTCAGAACAAACTGTTGCAAACACACATGTAATAACTACTTTgtctgtgtttgcgtgtgtgtgtgtgtgtgtgtgtgtacctggtGGATATTTTGTACTCTTCAGGTTGGAGAGGGCACTGCACACCTGCCACTGTGACTCCACCCACCACATCGTGGTAGCTCATTCCCAGGTTGGAGCCACTAATGGTCACCAACACTCCGCCCTCCAGAGGACCAGACAAGGGGTGCACCTGCAGACGGACACTTTGACTGTTTCCATGTCAACCAGTGTGAGGAAAAGTGTGACAGGTGGATCGGTCACCTGCGTGATCTCAGGGGGTGGGCATGTGTCTGCGGGAATGCCGTTGCAGGTTTGGTTGTAGACACAGCTCGGGGCCGTGCTTCCTGTGCACCATACACAGCCGTACTCCTTAGGGACCACCCAACACTGAGAACAATCTGACTGGCCAACTGAGCAGTTGTACAACTGCACTGGAGAGCACAGGTAACACATCAGCATGtgtgcacacatacacgcacacacgcacacaggtgATGCTCTTACATTGAAGACCAGGTAAAGCATCGATGCGTCTGGTTCCTGTCCTCAGGAAGATGGCTGCTGAATAAACCAGCTGACTGACAGCGTAGTCAAACTATAGCAAGTATCAACAGTGTACACAtcagtgtgtgtacatgtgcacAAGAGTGGCCctgaattgtttttaaaatcacacCAAACTACATGCTCAATCTGTGCCATTTATGGAAAAAACtcactgtgcatttttttttctttcattaagAGGTGCCCCCTACCTCCCACCCCCCTCCGATTCGTGTCTTGATTAATTTGTCCACATACTATGGTTACTCAGAATAAAATATGATTCGACAGAACAAATGCAAAACTGATTTTTGGCATTGTTGCACTTTTTATGGTACGGTTCCAATCAACTTATTGATGGAATCATATACCATATTaggtcaatgtgtgtgtgtgtgtatgtggttgTGCACGTGGGGgtctatatataatttaaccaCCTATGTATGAAATGCTTTCCTAATGAAGAAATATTCAAACTTcccaaaatgtcaacttttacTATTATCCCTATACAAACAAAAAGAGGGCTGCCAGTTTTACTCATGACAAGAAAAAGGGGTCTGCAAGTACATTGGTGATATTTGACCACAATAGGAACAATCTGCAGAGATAGCATCACAAATGAGAGATAACAAGATATGTGAGTGTATTCCATTGAAATGTCAGTCTTATTCAGTGATATTCACTGTCTATTGTCCATGTTATCTTTCATATTGGCCGTAATTGTCCTCTTGGTGGCAGATAGGAACAGCCATCGATGTTCACCGACTACAAGGGGGAGAAACTGTTGACAGTGTTTTGTTGAACTCCTGGATAGAGCTATGCCCATCTCAGGCCTATCATTGATGACATAGTCTTTTGGAATGTTTCATCTTCTCAGAGGGATTTTGTCCGAGTACAGTAGATGTTCCTCTCCAATCTGACTGGTATACCAGTCCCACAAGTCAATTTCTaatttgttattattcatttaattaaaatttcattttattattgccACCACACCTTGATGGCTGGTGAATCGTACTGTGAGTCTTTGCTCCTTGTGAAGGCAGAGGAAGTTGCAGAGAACTTGCTGGTATGATGGTAACTCAGGCAAAGACGTTCCAATCAAATACAGATTTGATGGAGTTGTAGTATCCATTTTCAGTCAAGACACATGCATTGCAGTCAACTGCTTGTATCGTTCACACCTCGACGTTAAattcatgaattcatgaatATGATGGTTGAGACGACAATTTTGAGATGTTAACCATGGTTACTGTTCATGACAGACTCAAAGCATCAATCTCATTATTTTATTGGAATACTGACCACACCATAAAAAGTGCAATAATGccaaaatttgcatttttttcaatcaCACTGAATTATAATTTTCCATTTGTTCTGTCCAATCATATTTTATTCTGAGTAAGAATAGTATTTGGATAGATGAATCAAGACATTTGTAACCTCCAATATCcatagatttttttgttccCTGCTGTGATAGACTGTACTGATTTCATtagaaaatgcatattttctaATTCTTCAAGGCCCGAGGGCCACCTCTAGATATGTTCTGATTTCAGAAAAAATTTGCACAGTGAGTTTTCTCAGCTGGTACCGCAGCgtgatttaaaatatatatttcaaagtGCCACCCTAatttgcatgtgtatgtgtgtgttacctggtgGGGGCTGCaggtgaaagtgtgtgtgttgtcgtGTGTTTTCTGGACATCTGCTGTTAGGTTGACTTGGACACCCTCGATgtccaccacacacacatactgagcCTCGtcctgcatacacacacacagtgttgttTCTCGGTTGTCTGGTGATGGACACTTCTTCCCGTGATTTCATTCACAGTCTCTGATTGACAGCCTTCCTCTCACCTTGtagacgtgcaggttctgagccTTCAGAACCACTCTGCTCGTCAAGCCCACGGGAACTAAGGCGGAACTCTGAAGACCGAAGACCAGAGGACACTGACCTGGACCCGGAGACTCCTGCTGGCAGACAGACAGGTTCAGAGACAGACAGGAGAAAGACAGGTAGGCAAAAACGGGAGAACAGGCTCACTCTCTGGTTGAGGATGATGTGTTGGTTAGGACAGGTGTCTCTGTGAGTACATTGTTGGTCCAGAGGACACCAGTTACACTTCCACATGCTGTCAACACACGCTAGACACCTGGAacacatcaccatcatcatcatcatcgtgctATGAAATCTAGCGTGTGAGTTGTACCACGCCACCGTGCGTCTTACTGGGAGGTTTGATTGAGGCGGCTGACGGCTCCACAGTCATAGAAGGTCATGTTGGCTGTTGTGATGGTCACGTGACCAAACGTCAGCAGCACAGGCAGAATCATGTGATCTGTAACACGTGGATGAGGAAGCAGAGAGAGTTCGTCACATGAGCATCTCTCAGAGTCAGATGTCTGGACTCACCACTTCCTGTGGGCAGCGGTGGGAGGAGTTCAGGCGCaggtgattgacaggtgatgcTGATCCCGGTGATGAAGGCTGGCTGAGGTGGGAGATGATTAAAGACACAGGAGAGAGACTCTGTCGCCGAGAGGACGGGAAGCTGGGCCAGCGACAGTGTTACCTAGGAGACAAGACCAGGATGATTTTGCTGCGGTCATgaatcatcacttcctgtcttagTTACCTGAGTCTGCTCATCTTTGCTCTGATTGGCGGGCTGCACGCTCTGCACTATCATGCACTGCTTCGACGAGTCGAAGCTCCAGATCCAGTGGTTGGCCTGAAGGTGGCGCTCACACTCGTGTTGACGGGAACATCTGAGCCAAACAAAGATTGAGGTTTAAGATGCACTTCCTCTAGTGGCCACAAGAGGTTGACAGGTTGTCCTCCTGTTATGTATGAGttctgttcctagactgtgcttctcaaatagtggggaaGGCTCATCATGCCCCCCCGATGGGGCATGAGAGGCAGAGAGggctttcaatattagtgcagacctgccaacatataTGAGTTTGTTGTACTccgcatgcaatttgactcttaaatacgcttgtatgcttcactgctctccatttcgctggtttcagttgcgagttcagtctgtacaatgcagataaataaatagatattatcagtttctcaataatatttcaaattgggggccgtgaaaacatttctgtcccccagtggggacatgacagaaaataattgagaaccagtGCTGTGACGTAAGGGGAGTTTTGGTGTGAGTTGGATACCATACCTAAATTATACCTTATACATTaaacacatgaaagacatacctgtataaaatacattcataacaattttaaatacaataatgaaatgaaaaaacaaaactcctTACTTTaatccctgtggttgtcctgCATGCCGCGGGGTGTTGCAAggagtgagagacaggcttattcgAAAGAGGAAGTCTCAATAGTGAGACCATTACGCTGCGGGTAAGCTGacagttatcactgtccattttatAGTAGACGAtcttttcacatgttcaagaataccatctttatccttcatgatgatCGTcatgtttcagcagcttggaaCGGGCCTGCAGGCAATGTTGATTTCTACACTAAGCAATTTCTCTAGCAAACAATGTCTAATTTTACATTCACATTAATTTTCTTTTACGCACTTTCACCAGACTAATCTGCTTCACTGCCTTGGGAGACAATAATAAAGGCTGAACGTACACAGTttactaaaaagaacaaaagtaatGTTGTCCTTCCTCTCAGTATAGCAACGCAACTACCTGTTACGCCGCCGCGCACACGTAACAAGTTctccttttctttttgtacaagaATAATTATCTATGTCAATGAGTATGTAACCACAAAACGTCATAACGCTGAACCCCGTAAATCGAGGAACACTTGTAATTGGTTATTCAGAGTGACATAATCCACAAGACATCAATACCTTCCCTCCAGGACACACCAGCCACAGTACAGGTCCTTGGTGGCCAGACAGGACTGGCAGTCTGTGTTGGTCTGACATGATGACACAGGAACTTTGGACAGCTAAGAGACATACCAGTAAGTTTAGGAAGAAGAAGACAGGTGAGCAAGATGGCGGCCTCTGCAAAATTACGCTTCTCACCCTGTTACTGGTGAGCACAAAGAGGTTCTGCTGGCTGGCGTCCAATAGGAGGTCTGTGCTGACCGGACTGCCACTGTCCACCAGCACACTCCCGTATACCTCGCCTGACCCGTCTGACCGTACCAGAACCTGAGACGCATGAGATTCAATACTCAAGCATCAACAAGATGACCAGCAGTCTCCACCAAGTGGTGCTGGAGCTGAACAAGACCTTCAAGGCTTAATGAGAACATCTGGCATGCttacattttgttcttttaGCTGATTTTACATAACCACATACTGAGATATACAGAAAGCATATTAAAACTGCTGCTAAAACTGGTTCCAATCTGAATCAAAGCCTAACCACATAGCACTTTTTTTAGTTTAAACTGAATAAGACTTGACAAAAAGATTAGAAACAGATATTTTTCTTCATTAAGATAGTCTATTTCAGCTGTGCTGCTTCCTGTGGAGTGGCAGCTATCACGCCAAGATGAAGATGCTCTGACTCGTTTAGGAAAGAAGGTCACATGTCCAAATAGCACGTTGTGCTGCATGTGTGCAGCTAAAAACGCTAACAAACCAGTTCGCTCAGGCGTGTCACcttgtgcagtcgtccctcacggTCCCCCACAAACGCCACCGTGTGTCCAGTCTCTGTTGTTGTGGCGACGGCAGTCAGCTGGGTGGTGGCGGTGA
Above is a genomic segment from Dunckerocampus dactyliophorus isolate RoL2022-P2 chromosome 1, RoL_Ddac_1.1, whole genome shotgun sequence containing:
- the plxnb3 gene encoding plexin-B3 isoform X1, with protein sequence MLASSAPPSLLLLFLFLPTPLTASDSSVRWVNLRGAPLCHLLLDAQAGLLYVGGVDHLYQLTSDLQLMSHVKTGPHLDSVDCVPPISLKDCPSAKPTSNHNKLLLLEAGQGTEPGSLIVCGSLYYGICEKRSLSNISQLVYQSSNPLDNQFVAANDPFVSTVGIVLTTGGGASGQTLRFMLVGRGYTSKGFPFDIPPITTRRLYPVVPPHRAFVQEEELGRLFIGSYSKYDTHFIKVVALDDHVYFLFSRVAERYRAEYRTYVSRLCISDRKFYSYVEVPLLCHGGYNLARGAWLGRRSGKPALFVTMTAGWASTSMATDNSALCVYGMAELDAMIKAAKESCYTRGGHGVKGQEEAYIAYSRSYNCLNLPKASVSQCPCGCEHTPNPIASVNSLVATPAFTATTQLTAVATTTETGHTVAFVGDREGRLHKVLVRSDGSGEVYGSVLVDSGSPVSTDLLLDASQQNLFVLTSNRLSKVPVSSCQTNTDCQSCLATKDLYCGWCVLEGRCSRQHECERHLQANHWIWSFDSSKQCMIVQSVQPANQSKDEQTQVTLSLAQLPVLSATESLSCVFNHLPPQPAFITGISITCQSPAPELLPPLPTGSDHMILPVLLTFGHVTITTANMTFYDCGAVSRLNQTSQCLACVDSMWKCNWCPLDQQCTHRDTCPNQHIILNQRESPGPGQCPLVFGLQSSALVPVGLTSRVVLKAQNLHVYKDEAQYVCVVDIEGVQVNLTADVQKTHDNTHTFTCSPHQFDYAVSQLVYSAAIFLRTGTRRIDALPGLQLQLYNCSVGQSDCSQCWVVPKEYGCVWCTGSTAPSCVYNQTCNGIPADTCPPPEITQVHPLSGPLEGGVLVTISGSNLGMSYHDVVGGVTVAGVQCPLQPEEYKISTRVVCMLQASQKQRAGPVLVTTGKGPPGTSAMNFNYQDPRILSLLPDKGPLSGGTRLTIKGRQLSTGQTSHLNVFLGTQPCYIVEEVSDSQLVCQTLARNQTGKVPIRVLFSKAERSIPNVTFRYVDDPVITDASPAESFYAGGRVILVSGRNLDVVQQPIMSVWVEPVDVQRVRRRKRLALLSARQQVVVNTMETVSEHCSVLSPSQMTCPTPSVPPEVKVKGVWFQMDNVRVRYESIKGKRFTYHPNPRLFPLNREAPDAPYYFKAGGVLAVEGEDLTRAMSRQEVTVLLGDQECEVKTLDSTHLYCEPPEVQPMSVDDSSRLPRLQVLMGHLQVDLGMVQYDSDLLMLPIPLAAQISLGAGAAVILLSVLVVILMYRRKSKQALRDYKKVLLQLETLEINVGDQCRKEFTDLMTEMMDLSSDVGGPGLPLLDYRTYAERVFFPGHQAAPLSRHLDLPEFRRQTVEQGLQQLNNLLNNRLFLTRFIHTLEAQQGFSQRDRGYVASLLTMALHDKLEYFTEVMKSLLQDLVQQYVAKNPKLMLRRTETVVEKMLTNWMSICLYSFLKEVAGEPLYMLYRAIKYQVDKGPVDAVTGKAKRTLNDSHLLREDIDYCAVTLTVLVKNGAEVQPCPVKVLDTDTITQVKDKILDQVYRGAAFSQRPAADNLDLEWRSGQAGHLTLSDDDVTAVVQGRWKRLNTLQHYKVPDGATVALVPRSQSSSGTRVNQVFQTGEKTPMLESEEEEGLRLWHLVKSSEDSEIPKHRKSSMRERERAKAIPEIYLTRLLSMKGTLQKFVDDVFVAILSTKRPPPIAVRFFFDFLDDMAEKHGIDDPETVHIWKTNSLPLRFWVNILKNPQFVLDVQVTDSIDAVLSVIAQTFIDSCTTSEHKVGRDSPVNKLLYAREIPRYKQLVERYYSDIHSAASGCYQEMNSTLTELSGSFASEMNSLVALHELYKYINKYYDQVIMSLEEDNSGQKMQLAYRLQQVAALVENKVTDL
- the plxnb3 gene encoding plexin-B3 isoform X2; this translates as MLASSAPPSLLLLFLFLPTPLTASDSSVRWVNLRGAPLCHLLLDAQAGLLYVGGVDHLYQLTSDLQLMSHVKTGPHLDSVDCVPPISLKDCPSAKPTSNHNKLLLLEAGQGTEPGSLIVCGSLYYGICEKRSLSNISQLVYQSSNPLDNQFVAANDPFVSTVGIVLTTGGGASGQTLRFMLVGRGYTSKGFPFDIPPITTRRLYPVVPPHRAFVQEEELGRLFIGSYSKYDTHFIKVVALDDHVYFLFSRVAERYRAEYRTYVSRLCISDRKFYSYVEVPLLCHGGYNLARGAWLGRRSGKPALFVTMTAGWASTSMATDNSALCVYGMAELDAMIKAAKESCYTRGGHGVKGQEEAYIAYSRSYNCLNLPKASVSQCPCGCEHTPNPIASVNSLVATPAFTATTQLTAVATTTETGHTVAFVGDREGRLHKVLVRSDGSGEVYGSVLVDSGSPVSTDLLLDASQQNLFVLTSNRLSKVPVSSCQTNTDCQSCLATKDLYCGWCVLEGRCSRQHECERHLQANHWIWSFDSSKQCMIVQSVQPANQSKDEQTQVTLSLAQLPVLSATESLSCVFNHLPPQPAFITGISITCQSPAPELLPPLPTGSDHMILPVLLTFGHVTITTANMTFYDCGAVSRLNQTSQCLACVDSMWKCNWCPLDQQCTHRDTCPNQHIILNQRESPGPGQCPLVFGLQSSALVPVGLTSRVVLKAQNLHVYKDEAQYVCVVDIEGVQVNLTADVQKTHDNTHTFTCSPHQFDYAVSQLVYSAAIFLRTGTRRIDALPGLQLQLYNCSVGQSDCSQCWVVPKEYGCVWCTGSTAPSCVYNQTCNGIPADTCPPPEITQVHPLSGPLEGGVLVTISGSNLGMSYHDVVGGVTVAGVQCPLQPEEYKISTRVVCMLQASQKQRAGPVLVTTGKGPPGTSAMNFNYQDPRILSLLPDKGPLSGGTRLTIKGRQLSTGQTSHLNVFLGTQPCYIVEEVSDSQLVCQTLARNQTGKVPIRVLFSKAERSIPNVTFRYVDDPVITDASPAESFYAGGRVILVSGRNLDVVQQPIMSVWVEPVDVQRVRRRKRLALLSARQQVVVNTMETVSEHCSVLSPSQMTCPTPSVPPEVKVKGVWFQMDNVRVRYESIKGKRFTYHPNPRLFPLNREAPDAPYYFKAGGVLAVEGEDLTRAMSRQEVTVLLGDQECEVKTLDSTHLYCEPPEVQPMSVDDSSRLPRLQVLMGHLQVDLGMVQYDSDLLMLPIPLAAQISLGAGAAVILLSVLVVILMYRRKSKQALRDYKKVLLQLETLEINVGDQCRKEFTDLMTEMMDLSSDVGGPGLPLLDYRTYAERVFFPGHQAAPLSRHLDLPEFRRQTVEQGLQQLNNLLNNRLFLTRFIHTLEAQQGFSQRDRGYVASLLTMALHDKLEYFTEVMKSLLQDLVQQYVAKNPKLMLRRTETVVEKMLTNWMSICLYSFLKEVAGEPLYMLYRAIKYQVDKGPVDAVTGKAKRTLNDSHLLREDIDYCAVTLTVLVKNGAEVQPCPVKVLDTDTITQVKDKILDQVYRGAAFSQRPAADNLDLEWRSGQAGHLTLSDDDVTAVVQGRWKRLNTLQHYKVPDGATVALVPRSQSSSGTRVNQVFQTGEKTPMLESEEEEGLRLWHLVKSSEDSEIPKHRKSSMRERERAKAIPEIYLTRLLSMKGTLQKFVDDVFVAILSTKRPPPIAVRFFFDFLDDMAEKHGIDDPETVHIWKTNSLPLRFWVNILKNPQFVLDVQVTDSIDAVLSVIAQTFIDSCTTSEHKVGRDSPVNKLLYAREIPRYKQLVER